Proteins co-encoded in one Kutzneria chonburiensis genomic window:
- a CDS encoding helix-turn-helix transcriptional regulator has product MDTALQAVPTVCFSMFGDDVLAAEGIAAAGARLRHAATAPEQADALLAVTMDLTEEIASNLVFAADSRRRPAVLVVTETVLGQPLAAEMASGPVRLVPRRDATTQGIAAMLHVVAAERGEPAAMHLDRLLSDLRRQSPRPRGLDSREVRLLNLLADGADTATIARELHCSNHTVKRLVRDLLQRYHARNRAHIVAHALQTNLI; this is encoded by the coding sequence ATGGACACCGCACTGCAGGCCGTGCCGACGGTGTGTTTCTCGATGTTCGGGGACGATGTCCTGGCCGCGGAGGGGATCGCCGCCGCCGGGGCGCGGCTGCGCCACGCCGCGACCGCGCCGGAGCAGGCCGACGCCCTGCTGGCGGTGACCATGGACCTGACCGAGGAGATCGCCTCGAACCTGGTGTTCGCCGCCGATTCCCGCCGCAGGCCCGCGGTTCTCGTCGTCACGGAGACGGTGCTGGGCCAGCCGCTGGCGGCCGAGATGGCGTCCGGACCGGTTCGGTTGGTGCCCCGGCGGGACGCGACAACCCAAGGCATCGCGGCAATGCTGCACGTTGTCGCCGCCGAGCGGGGTGAGCCCGCGGCCATGCATCTGGACCGGCTGCTGTCCGATCTGCGCCGGCAGTCCCCCCGCCCGCGCGGCCTGGACTCACGTGAGGTGCGGCTGCTGAACCTGTTGGCGGACGGGGCCGACACCGCGACGATCGCCCGGGAACTGCACTGCTCCAACCACACCGTGAAGCGGTTGGTGCGGGATCTGTTGCAGCGCTACCACGCCCGCAACCGCGCGCACATCGTCGCCCACGCCCTCCAGACCAACCTGATCTAA
- a CDS encoding PaaI family thioesterase — protein MEAVEQPSGLDVLRTTSCPPLPAGGEPRWVCVEEGDVVIATELRRAPAMAGLLEAVLGFAVRSTLRPGGDFAMLDLRVSYVRPASRAQGEVFARGWVRESCHQVRFAEADVCDAAGDVLATASTTCLVVSPEERTR, from the coding sequence ATGGAGGCGGTCGAACAGCCGTCCGGTCTGGACGTGCTGCGCACGACGTCGTGCCCGCCGCTGCCGGCGGGCGGCGAACCGCGCTGGGTGTGTGTTGAGGAGGGCGACGTGGTCATCGCGACCGAACTGCGGCGTGCTCCGGCGATGGCCGGGCTGCTGGAAGCGGTGCTGGGCTTCGCCGTCCGCAGCACGCTCCGGCCCGGCGGCGACTTCGCCATGCTCGACCTGCGGGTCAGCTACGTGCGCCCGGCGAGCCGGGCGCAGGGCGAGGTCTTCGCCCGCGGCTGGGTCCGCGAGTCCTGCCACCAGGTCCGGTTCGCCGAGGCCGACGTCTGCGACGCGGCCGGCGACGTGCTGGCCACCGCGTCGACCACCTGCCTCGTGGTGTCCCCTGAGGAGAGGACCCGATGA
- a CDS encoding cytochrome P450, whose product MNTIPLRRPAHCPFDPPAEFARLRRDEPVSLVVTPAGTQAWLVTRHEDARAVLADPRFTARGPLETRGVIDVDGPEHRRLRQLLIPELTIRRAEGWRLRVRKAAEERSAALESPADLVADYARPLTGRVLGELIGLPEGFPVGLEAALLRPMLTDVVDQRRREPTTDLISGLLRQAAVMAQPPSTAEMVTLAMTVLNAGYETSVGMLTLSALVLMDDPQRVESLTEGEVAVSVAVEELLRYLSVVQQGLPRYATEDVRIGEHLVRRGECVIVSISSANRDPSVFHHPDELRLVRPTSRAHLAFGYGPHQCLGSQLARVLVQEGLATLFGLRPQLRLAKPRAELVFTDRSPVHGVRSLPVMW is encoded by the coding sequence ATGAACACCATCCCGTTGCGCCGGCCCGCGCACTGCCCGTTCGACCCGCCGGCCGAGTTCGCCCGGCTGCGCCGCGACGAGCCCGTCTCACTGGTCGTGACCCCGGCCGGCACGCAGGCCTGGCTGGTCACCCGGCACGAGGACGCCCGTGCCGTGCTCGCCGACCCGCGGTTCACCGCCCGCGGCCCGCTCGAGACCCGCGGCGTGATCGACGTCGACGGGCCCGAGCACCGGCGGCTGCGCCAACTGCTGATCCCCGAGCTGACCATCCGCCGGGCCGAGGGCTGGCGGCTGCGCGTGCGCAAGGCGGCCGAGGAGCGTTCCGCCGCCCTGGAGTCGCCGGCCGACCTCGTCGCCGACTACGCCCGGCCGCTGACCGGACGCGTGCTCGGCGAGCTGATCGGCCTGCCGGAGGGCTTCCCGGTCGGGCTGGAGGCGGCGCTGCTGCGGCCGATGCTGACCGACGTCGTCGACCAGCGCCGCCGCGAGCCCACCACCGACCTGATCTCGGGTCTGCTGCGGCAGGCGGCCGTGATGGCGCAGCCGCCGTCCACCGCGGAGATGGTCACCCTCGCGATGACCGTGCTGAACGCCGGCTACGAGACCTCGGTCGGCATGCTGACGCTCAGCGCGCTGGTGCTGATGGACGATCCGCAGCGGGTGGAGTCGCTGACCGAGGGCGAGGTCGCCGTGTCGGTGGCCGTCGAGGAGCTGCTGCGCTACCTGTCCGTGGTCCAGCAGGGCCTGCCGCGCTACGCCACCGAGGACGTGCGGATCGGCGAGCACCTGGTGCGCCGGGGGGAGTGCGTGATCGTGTCGATCAGCTCGGCCAACCGCGACCCGTCGGTGTTCCACCACCCGGACGAGCTGCGCCTGGTGCGGCCGACGTCGCGAGCACACCTCGCTTTCGGTTACGGACCGCACCAGTGCCTCGGCAGTCAGCTGGCCCGTGTGCTCGTGCAGGAGGGCCTGGCCACGTTGTTCGGCCTGCGACCGCAGCTGCGGCTGGCCAAGCCGCGGGCCGAGCTGGTGTTCACGGACCGGTCGCCGGTGCACGGAGTGCGGTCGCTGCCGGTGATGTGGTGA
- a CDS encoding AfsR/SARP family transcriptional regulator — translation MLTFTVFGQVTAARDGHPVDLGPPQQRAVLALLLAKAGKPAGQSELIDLVWGEQAPASAANLVHRYVGALRRVLEPGLTARSQGELLSRQAGGYELLVDPDACDLSRFRALVAKAGMADGLDEYVAALDLVRGRCAAEVGRPHPVFAEVDHEIADVARAAADRALTLGTPEVVHDAVRRIACWLPLDEALHVRLMKLLVAMGRPGVAEDVYRDIALRLVDQLGIDPGKELRAALRLADVRSAVLRPAQLPADVRSFAGRDRELAELDRLADLPVDILSLDGMPGAGKSTLAVHWAHRRKLRFRDGQLYVNLHHGGPDSGVPMLRSFLRALGLPGEEVPESYDELSAEYRRMTAGKQLLVVVDGACTVEQVRGLVPAQAGSLVLLTLKRRLPELSEVGKVGVVSVGMLDPGQSRELLVRRLGAARVDAEPAAADQIVQACGGLPLALSLVAARLLMNPGFTLAAVVEDLTSVFGGGGLRTVFSWSYERLGPTAARLFRLLSLHPLDGFSAPVTARLLDVDAPTAEAALAELVESWLVDEPRPGRYQAHELVMAYADDLCRELDSDDDRAGARARMVEHYVQGAQWAHDSLAADRNEREAVAWYTREYEVVETLIREVDEPWRLTIPMQRFYLRRGLLQDWEDSVRYSLAKAVEPGPRARLLMGLAGVAQCTGRFDESVTLYRESLIVGKDVDDPRRVVITLIGLAGVEESRGDRKTAGVVIAEAMQIMETRLGVGGGPISEDTRTLLRYLLDAGAEIGLFESEVVRARLSAALD, via the coding sequence GTGTTGACGTTCACGGTGTTCGGCCAGGTGACGGCCGCCCGGGACGGCCACCCCGTTGACCTGGGGCCGCCGCAGCAGCGCGCGGTGCTGGCCCTGCTGCTGGCCAAGGCGGGCAAGCCGGCCGGCCAGTCCGAGCTGATCGACCTGGTCTGGGGCGAACAGGCCCCGGCCAGTGCGGCCAACCTGGTGCACCGCTATGTCGGTGCCCTGCGGCGGGTGCTCGAACCCGGGCTGACGGCACGCAGCCAGGGTGAGCTGCTGAGCCGGCAGGCCGGCGGCTACGAGCTGCTGGTCGATCCGGACGCGTGCGACCTGTCCCGGTTCCGTGCGCTGGTCGCCAAAGCCGGCATGGCCGACGGCCTCGACGAGTACGTCGCCGCGTTGGACCTGGTCCGGGGCCGCTGTGCCGCCGAAGTCGGCCGCCCGCATCCCGTCTTCGCCGAGGTCGACCACGAGATCGCCGACGTCGCGCGGGCCGCCGCCGACCGGGCGTTGACCCTCGGCACGCCCGAGGTCGTGCACGACGCCGTACGCCGGATCGCCTGTTGGCTGCCGTTGGACGAGGCGTTGCACGTACGGCTGATGAAGCTGCTGGTGGCGATGGGTCGGCCCGGTGTGGCCGAGGACGTCTACCGGGACATCGCGCTGCGGCTCGTCGACCAGCTCGGCATCGACCCCGGCAAGGAGCTGCGGGCCGCGTTGCGCCTGGCCGACGTTCGCTCCGCCGTGCTCCGGCCGGCCCAGCTGCCGGCCGACGTGCGGTCCTTCGCCGGCCGTGATCGTGAGCTGGCCGAGCTCGACCGACTTGCCGACCTGCCCGTGGACATCTTGTCCCTGGACGGCATGCCTGGCGCCGGCAAGTCCACGTTGGCCGTGCATTGGGCGCATCGGCGCAAGCTCCGCTTTCGCGACGGGCAGCTGTACGTGAACCTGCACCACGGCGGTCCCGACAGCGGCGTGCCGATGCTGCGGTCCTTCTTGCGGGCGCTCGGTCTGCCGGGCGAGGAGGTGCCGGAATCGTATGACGAGCTGTCGGCCGAGTACCGACGGATGACCGCCGGCAAGCAGCTGCTGGTCGTGGTGGACGGCGCTTGCACCGTCGAGCAGGTCCGTGGACTCGTGCCGGCGCAGGCCGGTTCGCTCGTGTTGTTGACGCTCAAGCGCCGGCTGCCGGAACTGTCCGAGGTCGGCAAGGTAGGGGTGGTATCCGTCGGCATGCTGGACCCCGGCCAGTCCCGGGAACTGTTGGTGCGGCGGCTCGGCGCCGCCCGGGTCGACGCGGAACCCGCTGCCGCCGATCAGATCGTGCAGGCCTGTGGCGGATTGCCGTTGGCGTTGTCGCTGGTTGCCGCGCGGCTGTTGATGAATCCCGGTTTCACGCTCGCCGCCGTGGTCGAGGACCTGACCAGCGTGTTCGGCGGCGGCGGTCTGCGCACCGTGTTCTCGTGGTCGTACGAGCGGCTCGGTCCCACCGCCGCCCGCTTGTTCCGCTTGCTCAGCCTGCACCCCTTGGACGGTTTCTCCGCCCCCGTCACCGCCCGGCTGCTCGACGTCGACGCCCCGACCGCCGAGGCCGCGCTGGCCGAGCTCGTCGAGTCGTGGCTGGTCGACGAGCCGCGCCCCGGCCGCTACCAGGCGCATGAGCTCGTGATGGCCTACGCCGACGACCTCTGCCGTGAGCTCGACTCCGACGACGACCGTGCCGGGGCGCGGGCGCGCATGGTCGAGCACTACGTGCAGGGCGCGCAGTGGGCGCACGACAGCCTCGCCGCCGACCGTAACGAGCGGGAGGCCGTCGCTTGGTACACGCGGGAGTACGAGGTCGTCGAGACGCTCATTCGTGAGGTCGACGAGCCGTGGCGGCTCACCATTCCCATGCAGCGCTTCTACCTGCGGCGGGGGCTGTTGCAGGATTGGGAGGACAGCGTTCGCTACAGCTTGGCCAAGGCCGTCGAGCCCGGCCCTCGGGCACGGCTCCTGATGGGCCTCGCCGGCGTCGCCCAGTGCACCGGCCGTTTCGACGAATCCGTGACCCTGTACCGGGAATCCCTCATCGTCGGCAAGGACGTCGACGACCCTCGCCGGGTCGTGATCACCCTCATCGGCCTCGCCGGCGTCGAGGAATCCCGCGGCGACCGCAAGACCGCCGGCGTGGTGATCGCCGAGGCCATGCAGATCATGGAGACCCGCCTCGGCGTCGGCGGCGGCCCCATCTCCGAGGACACCCGCACCCTGCTGCGTTACCTGCTCGACGCGGGGGCGGAGATCGGCCTGTTCGAGAGCGAGGTCGTTCGCGCCCGGCTGTCAGCGGCGTTGGACTAG
- a CDS encoding LuxR C-terminal-related transcriptional regulator yields MLRLVAQGAENADIARELKYSEHTIKRILKDLLSRHNLQNRAHAVAYALRIGAI; encoded by the coding sequence GTGCTCCGACTGGTCGCGCAGGGCGCCGAGAACGCCGACATCGCCCGTGAGCTCAAGTATTCGGAGCACACGATCAAGCGCATCCTCAAGGACCTGTTGAGCCGCCACAACCTCCAGAACCGCGCCCACGCCGTCGCCTACGCCCTGCGCATCGGCGCCATCTAG
- a CDS encoding M15 family metallopeptidase, producing MFARPLFAVVTAALLVSACGTSAAAPLGDADGVIADSVSPFDTAKAAIHNLDPALLAAVQQAAKDARQHGIDVKITSGWRSKAYQQQLLDDAVHKYGTLEAARQYVNTPDRSTHVTGKAVDIGPTDADDWVNRHGTDYGLCQAYANEMWHFELLTTPGGRCPAQRPDAAG from the coding sequence TTGTTCGCTCGTCCGTTGTTCGCCGTGGTCACGGCCGCGCTGCTGGTGTCGGCGTGCGGGACCAGTGCCGCGGCGCCGCTGGGCGACGCCGACGGCGTGATCGCGGACAGCGTCAGCCCGTTCGACACGGCCAAGGCGGCGATCCACAACCTCGATCCGGCGCTGCTGGCGGCCGTGCAACAGGCGGCGAAGGACGCGCGGCAGCACGGCATCGACGTGAAGATCACCTCCGGCTGGCGCAGCAAGGCCTACCAACAGCAGCTGCTGGACGACGCGGTGCACAAGTACGGCACGCTCGAGGCCGCGCGGCAGTACGTGAACACGCCGGACAGGTCGACCCATGTCACGGGCAAGGCCGTGGACATCGGGCCGACCGACGCGGACGACTGGGTGAACCGACATGGCACCGACTACGGGCTGTGCCAGGCCTACGCCAACGAGATGTGGCACTTCGAGCTGCTGACCACGCCGGGCGGCCGGTGCCCGGCGCAGCGGCCGGACGCCGCCGGCTGA
- a CDS encoding DUF3040 domain-containing protein — protein MTLRDDELRSLAEIERLLTETDPKLSRLAELRPLTPGSTAALISGSLAMHASGIVIAVSGAGIGSPATVAIGSVLAVGFPALAVWHLWWRRR, from the coding sequence ATGACGCTGCGTGACGACGAGCTGCGATCGCTCGCGGAGATCGAACGACTGTTGACGGAGACCGACCCCAAGCTGTCCCGGCTGGCCGAGCTGCGGCCGCTGACGCCCGGCTCGACGGCGGCGCTGATCAGCGGCAGCCTGGCCATGCACGCCAGCGGCATCGTGATCGCGGTGTCCGGCGCGGGCATCGGCTCGCCGGCCACGGTCGCGATCGGCTCGGTCTTAGCCGTCGGCTTCCCCGCGCTCGCCGTGTGGCACCTGTGGTGGCGCCGCCGCTGA
- a CDS encoding lytic polysaccharide monooxygenase auxiliary activity family 9 protein: MNLNKRLVAALVGAIAAPLIVVIGPAAIASAHGYVNAPASRQAQCAAGTVSCGDIKYEPQSVEGPKGLRSCNGGVARFAELNDNKKPWQAAGVGQTVTFNWTFTARHRTASYQYFIGNTKIAEINGNNQQPPATVSHKVSMGGRTGRITVLAVWNIGDTANAFYSCIDLNVGKS, translated from the coding sequence ATGAATCTGAACAAAAGGCTGGTCGCTGCCCTCGTGGGCGCGATCGCGGCGCCCCTGATCGTCGTGATCGGCCCGGCGGCAATCGCCAGCGCCCACGGATACGTCAACGCACCGGCCAGTAGGCAGGCGCAGTGCGCCGCCGGCACGGTGAGCTGCGGCGACATCAAGTACGAGCCGCAGAGTGTGGAGGGCCCCAAGGGTTTGCGCAGCTGCAACGGCGGCGTTGCCCGGTTCGCGGAGCTCAACGACAACAAGAAACCGTGGCAGGCGGCCGGTGTCGGCCAGACGGTGACCTTCAACTGGACGTTCACCGCGCGGCATCGCACCGCCAGCTACCAGTACTTCATCGGCAACACCAAGATCGCCGAGATCAACGGCAACAACCAGCAGCCGCCGGCGACGGTGTCCCACAAGGTCAGCATGGGCGGCCGCACCGGCCGGATCACCGTGCTCGCCGTCTGGAACATCGGTGACACGGCCAACGCGTTCTACAGCTGTATCGACCTGAACGTCGGCAAGAGCTAG
- a CDS encoding TetR/AcrR family transcriptional regulator, whose protein sequence is MDAFEVLWGERSAPRRGPRPTLTVSDLARAGIELADREGLAAVTMQRVAEALGVTKMATYRYVPGKDELVALMVDTAMGEPPELKEIEGGWRPRLRTWTLAMYERMSAHPWALSATVGRRVTGPNELAWVEEALAALAGQPMNGGQMMDVIVVLTGQIRSLVEQTASTSEEEIAQGWAKVLATHADRFPHVAEALASAEQHGTRDQGLEFGLERILDGVELYLGRQ, encoded by the coding sequence ATGGACGCGTTCGAGGTGCTGTGGGGCGAGCGGAGCGCGCCCCGACGGGGGCCGAGGCCGACGCTGACGGTGAGCGACCTGGCCCGCGCGGGCATCGAGCTGGCCGACCGGGAAGGCCTGGCCGCGGTCACCATGCAGCGCGTCGCCGAGGCGCTGGGCGTGACCAAGATGGCCACGTACCGCTATGTGCCGGGCAAGGACGAGCTCGTCGCCCTGATGGTGGACACGGCGATGGGGGAACCGCCGGAGCTCAAGGAGATCGAGGGCGGCTGGCGGCCGCGGCTGAGGACGTGGACGCTCGCCATGTACGAGCGGATGAGCGCGCACCCGTGGGCTTTGAGCGCGACCGTCGGCCGACGCGTGACCGGCCCGAACGAGCTGGCCTGGGTCGAGGAAGCGCTGGCGGCGCTGGCCGGGCAGCCGATGAACGGCGGCCAGATGATGGACGTGATCGTGGTGCTGACCGGTCAGATCCGCTCACTGGTCGAGCAGACGGCGAGCACCTCGGAAGAGGAGATCGCCCAGGGCTGGGCCAAGGTGCTGGCCACGCACGCGGACCGGTTCCCGCACGTGGCCGAGGCGCTGGCGTCGGCCGAGCAGCACGGAACCCGCGACCAGGGCCTGGAATTCGGCCTGGAACGCATTCTGGACGGTGTCGAGCTCTATCTCGGCCGGCAGTGA
- a CDS encoding FAD-dependent monooxygenase — MRVLVSGAGVAGPAVATALGRHGIEVTVVEAAAKLRTSGFAVDFRGETHMKVLRALGVLDELKAVQTHGGAMEAVDEHGRRIFRLPEEFAGGEIEVRRSDLSRILYERSLTHADYLFGDTITALTETADGVRADFARAESRTVDLVIGADGLHSGVRRLAFGPERDHVKHLGYYIAGWDLANGRGYGTTQTSYNIPGRMAAVNADFRDPSRAGALFVFAGPRADVDWRDLDRQKRMIGEAFAGMRWHVPYLLDTLRDVDEMYFDSISRVHALRWTQGRVALLGDAAWGVTLGGMGVGTGIVGAYVLAGELAQARGDHQAALAAYERRMRGYAGRWQKGASPGQFLAPSNAALLWLRNAMFSTKTVQKMMVAGTTRLASDVELPDYAVA, encoded by the coding sequence ATGCGGGTGTTGGTGTCGGGGGCGGGCGTTGCCGGGCCGGCGGTGGCGACGGCGTTGGGGCGGCACGGGATCGAGGTCACCGTGGTCGAGGCGGCGGCCAAGCTGCGGACCAGCGGCTTCGCCGTGGACTTCCGAGGCGAGACGCACATGAAGGTGCTGCGGGCCCTCGGCGTGCTGGACGAGCTGAAAGCGGTCCAGACGCACGGCGGCGCGATGGAGGCCGTCGACGAGCACGGCCGGCGCATCTTCCGGCTGCCGGAGGAGTTCGCCGGCGGCGAGATCGAGGTCCGGCGCAGCGACCTGTCGAGAATCCTGTACGAGCGCAGCCTGACCCACGCGGACTACCTCTTCGGCGACACGATCACCGCTCTGACCGAGACGGCCGACGGGGTGCGGGCGGACTTCGCCCGGGCCGAGTCGCGGACGGTCGACCTGGTGATCGGCGCGGACGGCCTGCACTCGGGCGTGCGGCGGCTGGCCTTCGGACCGGAACGGGACCACGTCAAGCACCTGGGCTACTACATCGCGGGCTGGGACCTGGCCAACGGCCGCGGCTACGGCACCACGCAGACCTCGTACAACATCCCGGGGCGGATGGCCGCCGTGAACGCGGACTTCCGTGACCCGAGCAGGGCCGGGGCGCTGTTCGTGTTCGCCGGCCCGCGGGCGGACGTGGACTGGCGCGACCTGGACCGGCAGAAGCGGATGATCGGCGAGGCGTTCGCCGGAATGCGTTGGCACGTCCCGTATCTGCTGGACACGCTGCGCGACGTGGACGAGATGTACTTCGACTCGATCAGCCGGGTCCACGCGCTGCGGTGGACGCAGGGCCGAGTCGCGCTGCTCGGTGACGCGGCGTGGGGCGTCACGCTCGGTGGCATGGGCGTCGGTACCGGCATCGTCGGTGCGTACGTGCTGGCCGGCGAGTTGGCCCAGGCGCGCGGCGATCACCAGGCGGCGCTGGCGGCGTACGAGCGGCGGATGCGCGGCTACGCCGGCCGGTGGCAGAAGGGTGCGAGCCCGGGTCAGTTCCTGGCGCCGTCCAACGCCGCGCTGTTGTGGCTGCGCAACGCCATGTTCAGCACCAAGACCGTGCAGAAGATGATGGTCGCCGGCACCACCAGGCTGGCCAGTGACGTGGAGCTGCCGGACTACGCGGTGGCCTGA
- a CDS encoding glycoside hydrolase family 75 protein, protein MIRRLLVALFAVLLGTSLAAASYASTAPRPNTVTVPAATPKSDDGNPTAAQLLAKTAHCNQVSHGTYSDKNGGQTPICGTASAYFWTSGMAIDCDGQRTSQCNEQTDCCFYNDTSFHQSDGKPFNAAQVPYVVIPLPSSRWNYETAGIKGGDVLAVIYKGHVEYAVFGDEGPDDSIGEASYATAKALGIDPDPSNGGTSDKVTYIVFKNSKVSPIENHGSAVTQGRKFAQQFVNGS, encoded by the coding sequence ATGATCAGAAGACTGCTGGTCGCCCTGTTCGCGGTCCTGCTCGGCACGTCGCTGGCGGCCGCGTCGTACGCGTCCACCGCGCCGCGGCCGAACACCGTCACCGTACCGGCGGCCACGCCGAAGTCGGACGACGGCAATCCCACCGCGGCCCAGCTGCTGGCCAAGACCGCGCACTGCAACCAGGTCTCGCACGGGACCTACTCGGACAAGAACGGCGGCCAGACCCCGATCTGCGGTACCGCAAGCGCGTACTTCTGGACCTCCGGCATGGCCATCGACTGCGACGGCCAGCGCACCAGCCAGTGCAACGAGCAGACCGACTGCTGCTTCTACAACGACACGTCGTTCCACCAGTCCGACGGCAAGCCGTTCAACGCCGCCCAGGTGCCCTACGTTGTCATCCCGCTGCCCAGCTCCCGGTGGAACTACGAGACCGCCGGCATCAAGGGCGGTGACGTGCTTGCCGTGATCTACAAGGGACACGTCGAATACGCCGTGTTCGGCGACGAGGGTCCGGACGACTCCATCGGCGAGGCCTCCTACGCCACCGCCAAGGCGCTCGGCATCGACCCCGACCCGTCCAACGGCGGCACCTCGGACAAGGTCACCTATATCGTGTTCAAGAACTCCAAGGTCTCGCCCATCGAGAACCACGGCAGCGCCGTGACCCAGGGCCGAAAGTTCGCCCAGCAGTTCGTGAACGGCAGCTGA
- a CDS encoding TetR/AcrR family transcriptional regulator yields the protein MGSDHHGNRYGRSEQARTAVLHAADDLLVEHGFAGLTIEKIAAKAGVAKQTIYRWWPSKVDILLDAYGPDQARDLTPADLGSLDADLRAHLATVASFLTTSDAGAVYRALVGQAQHDPVLADRLRSTHLADQRVRDRLPFERAIARGELPSDVDIDAAAQRLIAVIHYRVLVTGEPVDRSFTDALVDDFLAQ from the coding sequence GTGGGCTCCGATCATCACGGCAACCGCTACGGCCGCAGCGAGCAGGCGCGGACCGCCGTCCTGCACGCCGCCGACGACCTGCTCGTCGAGCACGGCTTCGCCGGGCTGACCATCGAGAAGATCGCCGCCAAGGCCGGCGTGGCCAAGCAGACCATCTACCGCTGGTGGCCGTCCAAAGTGGACATCCTGCTGGACGCCTACGGCCCCGACCAGGCCCGGGACCTCACACCCGCCGACCTCGGCTCGCTGGACGCCGACCTGCGGGCCCATCTGGCCACCGTCGCGTCCTTCCTCACCACGTCCGACGCCGGCGCCGTCTACCGCGCCCTGGTCGGCCAGGCCCAGCACGATCCGGTCCTGGCCGACCGCCTGCGCTCCACCCACCTCGCCGATCAGCGCGTGCGCGACCGCCTCCCGTTCGAGCGCGCCATCGCCCGTGGCGAACTTCCGTCCGATGTGGACATCGACGCCGCCGCGCAGCGGTTGATCGCCGTCATCCACTACCGCGTGCTCGTCACCGGCGAGCCCGTCGACCGCTCATTCACCGACGCACTCGTCGATGATTTCCTGGCACAGTAA